A portion of the Podospora pseudoanserina strain CBS 124.78 chromosome 2, whole genome shotgun sequence genome contains these proteins:
- a CDS encoding hypothetical protein (EggNog:ENOG503NW0Q; COG:I), whose translation MVINSRWTVDIPRSSLQKWIFGSATEPLADTKSFIDPENPDSNYITLSDYRLLSKRVALGLQKAGLKTGERVLIFSGNNIFFPSIFLGVLMAGGIFTGANPTMVTRELAYQLRDSGASYMFVAEAALKTGLEAAKEAGLPRDRVFILGGNTPVAPELIASTNPSPGVQGKAEGARHWTELLVGNRSQAEKWSWQEPADPENTLCCLNYSSGTTGVPKGVMITHYSYVANSVGVVYINNLDPQFQEKQKRARMVCFLPLYHAYGQTYFVATMPYLRTPVYIMQGFDFVKLLTYIQKFRITTLACVPPIVIAFAKHPAAKKFDLSSIESIGSGAAPLGLEVAREVEKMLPNADYIRQGWGMTEVTCTAMAWDPNSTEGSSGGVGEMNPNCKAKLMSLDGKTEITKAGERGELWVSGPTLMRGYWNKPEQTADTIVVDGDGTRWLKTGDISYVEKYEPGGIFHIVDRSKELIKVKGNQVAPAELEALLLENPDVNDAAVVGVTINGEELPRAYIVRNPKSKASEQDVAKWMEGKVTRYKRLKGGVVFVAEIPKNPSGKILRKILRERAAKEVGDSAPKASKLA comes from the exons ATGGTGATCAACTCAAGATGGACGGTTGATATTCCACGCAGCTCCCTACAGAAATGGATCTTTGGCTCAGCAACCGAACCTCTGGCGGATACAAAGTCGTTCATCGACCCCGAGAACCCCGACAGCAACTACATCACCCTCAGTGACTACCGACTCCTCTCGAAGAGGGTGGCCCTGGGCCTGCAAAAGGCCGGCTTGAAGACTGGCGAACGagtcttgatcttctcgGGTAACAACATTTTCTTCCCCTCGATTTTCCTCGGCGTTCTCATGGCGGGTGGCATCTTCACTGGTGCCAACCCAACCATGGTGACAAGAGAACTCGCCTATCAGCTTCGCGATAGTGGCGCCAGTTACATGTTTGTTGCCGAGGCAGCTCTGAAGACGGGCCTTGAAGCGGCAAAGGAGGCCGGACTGCCCAGAGATCGCGTCTTCATCCTTGGCGGCAACACCCCTGTCGCTCCCGAGTTGATTGCTTCCACGAACCCGAGCCCAGGTGTTCAGGGGAAGGCGGAAGGGGCCCGACACTGGACCGAGCTGCTTGTTGGCAATCGCTCACAGGCTGAGAAGTGGTCGTGGCAGGAGCCTGCTGACCCAGAGAACACTCTCTGCTGCCTCAACTACAGCAGCGGGACGACGGGAGTGCCCAAGGGTGTCATGATCACTCATTACTCCTATGTTGCCAACAGTGTCGGCGTCGTctacatcaacaacctggaTCCCCAATTTCAAGAGAAGCAGAAGCGAGCCCGGATGGTCTGCTTCCTTCCACTCTATCACGCATACGGTCAGACATACTTCGTCGCCACCATGCCGTACCTCCGTACCCCAGTATACATCATGCAAGGCTTTGATTTTGTGAAGCTTCTCACGTATATCCAAAAGTTTCGCATCACCACCCTGGCTTGCGTACCCCCAATCGTCATCGCCTTTGCCAAGCACCCTGCGGCCAAGAAGTTCGACCTTTCCAGTATCGAGAGCATAGGATCTGGAGCGGCCCCGTTGGGCCTTGAGGTCGCCAGAGAAGTTGAAAAGATGCTTCCAAATGCCGACTACATCCGCCAGGGATGGGGAATGACCGAGGTCACCTGCACGGCAATGGCCTGGGATCCTAACAGCACCGAGGGTTCCTccggtggtgtgggtgagATGAACCCCAACTGTAAGGCAAAGCTCATGTCTCTGGATGGAAAGACAGAAATCACCAAGGCTGGCGAGCGAGGTGAACTCTGGGTGTCGGGTCCCACTCTGATGCGTGGCTATTGGAACAAGCCTGAACAGACTGCCGATACTATCGTGGTCGACGGCGATGGGACTCGTTGGCTCAAGACCGGTGACATCTCGTACGTGGAGAAGTATGAGCCCGGTGGTATCTTCCACATCGTGGACCGCTCCAAGGAGCTGATCAAGGTCAAGGGTAACCAGGTTGCACCAGCAGAGCTGGaggctcttcttcttgagaacCCAGACGTGaatgatgctgctgttgttggtgtaaCGATCAACGGTGAAGAGCTGCCGCGGGCGTACATTGTGCGGAATCCAAAGTCGAAGGCTTCGGAGCAGGACGTTGCCAAGTGGATGGAGGGCAAGGTTACTCGTTATAAGCGGTtaaagggtggtgttgtgtttgtggCCGAGATTCCAAAGAATCCG TCTGGCAAGATTCTCCGCAAGATTCTGCGGGAGCGTgcggcgaaggaggtgggcGACAGTGCGCCCAAGGCGTCCAAGCTGGCTTGA
- a CDS encoding hypothetical protein (COG:O; EggNog:ENOG503NVCY; CAZy:GH55) produces the protein MVRDRGQGVVLDWVEVGGGENVAVRTGDMEVLLRGNVKRGQVWVMGNRSPNDSQEPKTYPAPRQPSLVTPEGTYLTKPLPQYTSFSPSQIINIRSDPSHPVYGDNTHDDGPSISAILAKASTPGCNTVVLFPRGIYLTRSTILIPPNTRLVGEVLSTISGTGPLFSNSSSPQPVVHIAAPPNSDVTGPVELSDILISVQEISPGATLLQISLPDVSLWSVVLRVGGSIDTIITDSCSNPNPSTCLAAHTLLDITSTTSNIYLENIWGWAADHALDVIPNVPAQNIAVGRGLTISHTSGPVTMIGTSFEHCVLYQYGFFDTRDILVIGQQTESPYWQGQGTSLRAPGPWEGEVAFHHCEKQGMGGDDRCFRAWGAYLDNVTDTTIHGSAMWVFFNGMDDNLWDDPQCEGTGGVCQTNMVFVRGTMEGVRWFSMGSKSVENMVYRVGEQVGLVRQGDVSGGWGGVLAAYFLDGVGGDGGGGDDSGGGRVIVGGLTLGVAGVFGLWALM, from the exons ATGGTGAGAGACAGGGggcagggggtggtgttggattgggttgaggttggtggtggagagaaTGTGGCTGTTAGAACTGGGGATATGGAGGTGTTACTGAGGGGAAATGTGAAAAGGGGGCAGGTGTGGGTTATGGGGAATAG ATCGCCTAATGACTCTCAAGAACCCAAAACCTACCCTGCCCCCCGGCAGCCCTCCCTCGTCACCCCAGAAGGAACCTACCTCACCAAACCCCTGCCGCAATACACCTCgttctctccctcccaaataATCAACATCAGATccgacccctcccaccccgtcTACGGAGACAACACCCACGACGACGGCCCCTCCATCAGCGCTATCCTCGCCAAAGCATCCACCCCCGGATGCAACACTGTGGTCCTCTTCCCCCGAGGCATTTACCTCACCCGCTCAACCATCCTGATCCCACCAAACACCCGCCTCGTCGGCGAAGTCCTATCCACCATCTCCGGCACCGGtccccttttctccaactcctcctccccccaaccagtCGTCCACATCGCcgctccccccaactccGATGTCACTGGCCCAGTAGAGCTATCCGACATCCTCATTTCAGTCCAAGAAATCTCCCCCGGCGCCACCCTCCTGcaaatctccctccccgatGTCTCCCTCTGGTCTGTCGTGCTGAGAGTAGGAGGCAGCATCGACACAATCATCACCGATTCCTGCTCCAACCCGAACCCATCAACCTGCCTCGCCGCGCACACCTTGTTGGATATCACCTCCACAACGTCAAACATCTACCTAGAAAACATCTGGGGCTGGGCAGCCGACCATGCCCTGGATGTGATCCCCAACGTCCCAGCGCAAAACATAGCCGTTGGTCGCGGGTTGACCATCTCCCACACCTCGGGGCCGGTAACCATGATCGGAACGAGCTTCGAACACTGCGTACTGTATCAATACGGCTTCTTCGACACGAGAGATATTCTGGTGATAGGGCAACAGACTGAATCACCTTACTGGCAGGGTCAGGGTACTTCCTTGCGAGCTCCGGGGCcatgggagggagaggtagCATTTCATCATTGTGAGAAACAAGGaatgggtggtgatgacagGTGCTTCCGCGCCTGGGGAGCGTACCTTGACAACGTGACCGATACAACCATCCACGGGTCGGCAATGTGGGTGTTTTTCAACGGGATGGATGATAACTTGTGGGATGATCCGCAGTGTGAGGGGACGGGTGGGGTTTGTCAGACGAATATGGTTTTTGTCAGGGGGACGATGGAAGGGGTGAGGTGGTTTTCTATGGGGAGTAAAAGTGTGGAGAATATGGTTTATAGGGTTGGTGAGcaggttggtttggtgaggCAGGGGGATGTTTCTggcggttgggggggtgtaTTAGCTGCGTATTTTCTTgacggggtgggaggggacgggggtggtggtgatgactccgggggtgggagggtgaTTGTGGGAGGGTTGACACTGGGGGTGGCGGGGGTGTTTGGACTTTGGGCATTGATGTGA
- a CDS encoding hypothetical protein (COG:O; EggNog:ENOG503NVCY) has product MSRNGSTPYYAGDQAYEYYRDVVEFGADPTGGKSSSEGINAAVSAGNRANNTVTTLPAYVSLPPGVYLITEPVQLLVSTYLVGSPGVFGETVLKAAPELGTRPVVLGYDPYQGQGSANKNFYIALRNVVVDMTAVPKETAAKGIEWSVSQGSSLSNIKIVMPRGEGVRHRGVAMDFGGGSGKVVSEVMVEGGQIGLEINNQQYTLKGVKVKGRRWGLG; this is encoded by the exons ATGTCCCGAAACGGGAGTACACCTTACTACGCTGGAGATCAGGCATACGAGTATTATCGGGACGTGGTCGAGTTTGGGGCTGATCCGACGGGGGGGAAGTCGAGCAGTGAGGGCATCAATGCGGCGGTATCAGCCGGGAACAGGGCGAACAATACTGTTACTACCCTCCCGGCTTATGTCTCGCTGCCCCCGGGGGTTTATCTGATTACGGAGCCGGTGCAGTTATTGGTGTCGACTTATCTTGTCGGGAGTCCGGGGGTGTTTGGGGAGACGGTGTTGAAGGCGGCACCGGAATTGGGGACACGGCC GGTGGTGCTTGGTTACGATCCCtaccaaggccaaggcagcGCCAACAAGAACTTTTATATCGCCCTCCGCAATGTGGTGGTTGATATGACTGCTGTACCGAAAGAGACGGCAGCTA AGGGGATCGAATGGAGTGTAAGTCAGGGGAGTAgtctctccaacatcaagatTGTGATGCcgaggggtgagggggtgaggCATAGGGGGGTGGCGAtggattttgggggtgggtcGGGGAAGGTTGTTAGTgaggtgatggttgaggGCGGACAGATAGGGTTGGAAATAAATAATCAGCAATACACGTTAAAGGGGGTGAAGGTTAAGGGGCGGAGGTGGGGATtagggtga